One Prolixibacteraceae bacterium DNA segment encodes these proteins:
- a CDS encoding VOC family protein, with protein MNHRMKGLIPFVILIGLAVLAYTNQDKKSNDKEIDKLKAENERLRTTIKDKSSGMRKQFITSLTFQDNNAEKAMNFYIALFDNSRIIHINRWGKEAPVEEGRIMKATFELNGNLFMCSDSPAHHNWDFSPAVSKYIECDDEKEIERLYSKLSENGEVPMPLDNYGFSTKFAWVIDQFGVSWQLNLQ; from the coding sequence ATGAATCATAGAATGAAAGGATTAATACCATTCGTAATACTGATTGGTTTGGCTGTTTTAGCTTATACTAATCAGGATAAAAAAAGTAACGATAAAGAAATAGACAAGCTGAAGGCTGAAAATGAACGACTGAGGACTACAATAAAAGATAAAAGTAGCGGTATGAGAAAGCAATTTATTACGTCATTAACTTTTCAAGATAATAATGCAGAGAAAGCAATGAATTTCTATATTGCATTGTTCGATAATTCTCGAATTATTCATATCAATCGTTGGGGTAAGGAGGCTCCTGTTGAGGAGGGGCGAATCATGAAAGCGACTTTCGAACTTAATGGAAATCTTTTTATGTGTAGTGATAGTCCTGCCCATCATAATTGGGACTTTTCTCCTGCAGTTTCTAAATATATTGAATGTGATGATGAGAAGGAGATCGAAAGACTATATTCCAAACTATCTGAGAATGGTGAGGTTCCTATGCCATTAGATAATTATGGATTTAGTACGAAGTTTGCATGGGTAATAGACCAGTTTGGTGTCTCATGGCAATTGAATTTACAGTAA
- the rhaD gene encoding rhamnulose-1-phosphate aldolase, giving the protein MNNITILPKGVQEEIDKVSEIAGYLWQREWAERNAGNISINLTDYFKGVELDNPDRYFDFAFPKEAAGLVIFISGTGCHLRHLINRVEEVACILKINEEGTGYSIVWGGKKENFGPTCELISHAKIHQVNTVNNPTHKAIVHTHPIELIVMSHHPIFDDQELLNHSLWKMCPEIKVFVPKGVHCTPYALSSSEDLADKTIEALRNNNVSLWEKHGATATGEDVEKAFDYLDVANKGAKLLLTAWSAGFDPAGLSKEQLKELEQFT; this is encoded by the coding sequence ATGAATAACATAACAATTTTACCTAAAGGAGTACAAGAAGAGATCGATAAGGTTTCCGAAATTGCTGGTTACCTATGGCAAAGAGAGTGGGCAGAAAGGAATGCTGGGAACATATCTATCAACTTGACAGACTACTTTAAAGGGGTAGAGCTAGATAATCCAGATCGATATTTTGATTTTGCATTCCCAAAAGAGGCAGCAGGTTTGGTTATTTTTATCTCAGGAACAGGTTGTCACCTTCGTCACCTAATCAATCGTGTAGAAGAGGTGGCATGTATCCTGAAAATTAATGAGGAAGGTACAGGATATTCTATTGTATGGGGTGGAAAGAAAGAGAATTTTGGACCTACATGTGAATTAATATCACATGCTAAAATACATCAAGTTAACACTGTGAATAATCCAACACATAAAGCGATAGTACATACACACCCTATCGAATTGATTGTAATGAGTCATCACCCAATATTTGATGATCAAGAGTTACTGAATCATTCTTTATGGAAGATGTGCCCTGAAATTAAGGTATTTGTACCCAAGGGAGTCCACTGTACCCCATATGCTCTCTCTAGTTCTGAAGATCTGGCAGACAAAACCATTGAAGCACTGCGCAATAACAATGTTTCGTTGTGGGAAAAACATGGTGCAACAGCTACTGGAGAAGATGTAGAGAAAGCATTTGACTACCTTGATGTGGCAAATAAAGGAGCAAAATTATTATTAACAGCATGGTCTGCTGGCTTTGATCCAGCTGGACTAAGCAAAGAACAACTGAAGGAACTTGAGCAGTTTACATAA
- the fucP gene encoding L-fucose:H+ symporter permease has product MNPQTKVIEKRYIVPFVLITSLFALWGFANDITNPMVAAFKTVMELSNTKATLIQLAFYGGYTTMAIPAALFIQKYSYKKGVLLGLGLYALGALLFFPAAHYQMFGFFVVSLYVLTFGLAFLETTCNPFILSLGSKETATRRLNFAQSFNPLGSFLGMIVAAKFVLANLNADKHFDSVGNKIAFSSLDESTKALDRLHDLAVIRDPYVALGLVVLAMFVVIAIIKMPDTAHQKDIKPLHSMKRLIHNKVYRAGVITQIAYVAAQIMCWTFIIQYSENLGLSKEAGQYHNMVAMGLFITGRFASSYLLKYVNASKLLMWFAIGGIVTITGAIFIVGLPGLYCLVATSLFMSLMFPTIYGIALGNVGQDITLGSAELVMAIVGGAIMPMLQAMVIDLGTVGNLPAVNVSFALPLMCFVVIAIYGKYSYRILAKR; this is encoded by the coding sequence GTGAATCCTCAAACCAAAGTAATCGAAAAGAGATATATTGTTCCATTTGTCCTCATCACAAGTCTTTTTGCCTTGTGGGGATTTGCCAATGATATCACCAACCCAATGGTGGCTGCATTTAAAACAGTCATGGAGCTTTCTAATACGAAAGCGACATTAATCCAATTAGCCTTCTATGGAGGATATACCACCATGGCTATCCCTGCAGCGCTATTTATACAGAAGTATAGCTATAAGAAAGGAGTACTTCTTGGACTTGGACTATATGCATTAGGAGCACTCCTATTCTTTCCAGCAGCCCACTATCAGATGTTTGGCTTCTTTGTCGTTTCACTATATGTTTTGACATTTGGTCTTGCATTCTTAGAGACCACATGCAATCCATTTATCCTCTCCTTGGGATCCAAGGAGACCGCCACACGTCGACTTAACTTTGCTCAATCTTTTAATCCATTAGGATCCTTTCTAGGGATGATTGTAGCTGCAAAATTTGTACTTGCAAACTTAAATGCTGACAAGCATTTCGATAGTGTAGGAAATAAGATTGCTTTTTCTTCATTAGATGAATCCACCAAGGCATTAGATCGATTACACGATTTGGCTGTAATTAGAGATCCATATGTTGCATTGGGACTTGTTGTACTTGCGATGTTTGTTGTGATTGCTATTATTAAGATGCCAGACACTGCACATCAAAAGGATATTAAACCATTGCATTCAATGAAACGATTGATTCATAACAAAGTGTATCGAGCTGGTGTTATTACACAAATAGCATATGTTGCTGCTCAGATTATGTGTTGGACTTTTATTATTCAATATTCTGAGAATCTAGGTTTATCGAAAGAGGCAGGACAATACCATAATATGGTTGCCATGGGGCTATTTATTACAGGACGTTTTGCTAGTTCCTATTTATTGAAATATGTCAATGCAAGCAAACTTTTAATGTGGTTCGCAATAGGAGGCATTGTAACGATAACAGGAGCAATATTCATTGTTGGATTACCTGGATTGTATTGTTTGGTTGCAACTTCTCTTTTTATGTCATTGATGTTCCCTACAATATATGGTATTGCACTAGGAAATGTTGGGCAGGATATCACACTGGGATCCGCAGAATTGGTCATGGCTATCGTGGGGGGGGCTATTATGCCTATGTTGCAAGCGATGGTTATTGATCTAGGAACCGTTGGTAATTTACCAGCTGTTAATGTATCGTTTGCTCTTCCTTTAATGTGTTTCGTTGTGATCGCTATTTATGGGAAATATTCCTATAGAATATTGGCAAAAAGATAG
- the fucU gene encoding L-fucose mutarotase has product MLKGISPLLNPELLSTLYRMEQGDEIVLANATFPGESFNKNVIRADGVEIHHLLEAILPLIELDQYTGSPLIMMDTNTGDKIDPNIELRYRRSIQITNPDIKEIGKIERFSFFERTTKAYAVVITGETEKYGNIIIKKGMTPI; this is encoded by the coding sequence ATGCTAAAAGGAATATCTCCACTACTAAACCCTGAACTATTGTCTACCCTATACAGGATGGAACAAGGTGACGAAATTGTGTTAGCAAATGCAACATTTCCTGGAGAAAGTTTTAATAAGAATGTTATTAGAGCTGACGGAGTGGAAATACATCATTTGTTGGAAGCGATTCTTCCCCTTATTGAATTAGATCAATATACTGGTAGTCCTTTGATTATGATGGATACGAATACTGGAGACAAGATAGATCCGAATATCGAGCTACGTTATCGTAGAAGTATTCAGATCACCAATCCAGATATAAAGGAGATAGGGAAGATAGAACGTTTTTCTTTTTTTGAACGAACAACCAAAGCATATGCTGTTGTCATTACAGGAGAAACAGAGAAGTATGGGAATATCATCATCAAAAAAGGAATGACACCAATATAA
- the fucK gene encoding L-fuculokinase → MTHKDIAIVFDCGATNVRVIAMNRSGQIIAAQSMPNETDEDPYYPGGRVWDIDKLWSKLCKATKTVTAQIDVDQIAGITVTTFGVDGTFIDDKGAPLYPIISWQCARTQPIMDNIGKYMPLEEVYQISGVYPYAFNTINKMIWFKENRPEVIEQADRYLFISSILASKLSGVYQNDATMMGTSMMADIGKRDLSEKILNTLGIDLEKFGSIGEPGDQVGGVTESAALATGLPETTPVFLTGHDTQFAIFGSGAELNQPVLSSGTWEIIMTRSSSFSSSIKELKNNLTTELDSISGVYNIGQNWLGSGVLEWFAKNFYPNLSGDALYEKMIHDAEQEVPGSEGISVDPAFYDDGTSKNSGTIRGLKIDTRKGQVYRAFLESLAYRLREGLEAIEEAGEFKNDCIICVGGGSKNMLWNQLRADVCNTPIHLIDQKETTVLGAAMFVFSGSGVYSTPEAAREKITYNPKVITPSKNINIYNQLYKQFLEFKNKP, encoded by the coding sequence ATGACTCATAAAGATATAGCGATCGTTTTTGATTGTGGCGCAACCAATGTAAGGGTTATTGCGATGAATAGATCGGGGCAAATCATTGCAGCCCAATCGATGCCTAACGAAACGGACGAAGATCCATACTATCCAGGAGGAAGGGTGTGGGATATCGATAAGTTATGGTCCAAATTGTGTAAAGCAACCAAAACTGTTACTGCTCAGATCGATGTAGATCAGATCGCAGGAATCACAGTAACCACTTTTGGAGTAGATGGTACGTTTATCGATGATAAAGGAGCGCCTCTATACCCGATTATTTCATGGCAATGTGCACGTACCCAACCTATCATGGACAATATTGGCAAATATATGCCATTGGAAGAGGTGTATCAAATCAGTGGGGTCTATCCATATGCTTTCAATACCATCAATAAGATGATATGGTTTAAGGAGAATAGACCAGAGGTGATTGAACAAGCAGATAGATATCTATTTATCTCCTCTATTCTTGCAAGCAAACTATCGGGAGTATACCAAAACGATGCAACCATGATGGGAACATCCATGATGGCTGACATTGGGAAAAGAGATCTCTCCGAAAAGATATTAAACACCCTTGGTATTGATTTAGAAAAATTCGGGTCCATTGGGGAACCTGGTGATCAAGTAGGAGGAGTTACAGAAAGTGCGGCTTTGGCAACAGGATTGCCCGAAACGACACCAGTTTTTCTAACTGGACACGATACCCAGTTTGCTATATTTGGATCGGGTGCAGAGTTGAATCAACCTGTTTTAAGCTCCGGCACATGGGAAATTATCATGACAAGAAGTAGTTCGTTCTCTTCTTCCATTAAAGAATTAAAAAACAACTTAACTACTGAATTAGATTCTATATCAGGAGTTTACAACATAGGTCAGAACTGGTTGGGATCGGGAGTATTAGAGTGGTTCGCCAAGAATTTCTACCCAAACTTAAGTGGAGATGCATTATATGAAAAAATGATTCATGATGCAGAACAAGAAGTGCCAGGATCGGAAGGGATATCGGTAGATCCAGCATTCTATGATGATGGAACAAGCAAAAATTCTGGAACCATCAGAGGATTAAAAATAGATACACGAAAAGGACAAGTATATAGAGCATTCTTAGAGAGTCTAGCATATCGTTTGCGAGAAGGTTTGGAAGCAATAGAAGAAGCAGGTGAATTTAAAAACGATTGCATTATATGTGTCGGTGGTGGATCTAAAAACATGCTATGGAATCAATTGCGAGCAGACGTATGTAATACTCCAATCCATTTAATTGATCAAAAAGAGACCACTGTATTGGGAGCAGCAATGTTTGTTTTTTCAGGTTCTGGAGTATATAGTACTCCTGAAGCTGCTAGGGAAAAGATTACTTATAACCCCAAAGTAATCACTCCATCAAAAAATATTAATATCTACAACCAACTCTATAAACAGTTTCTCGAATTTAAGAATAAACCTTAG
- a CDS encoding L-fucose isomerase yields MAKRLIGDLPKVGIRPVIDGRENGVRESLETQVMDLAIAAAKFIEDNIKFPSGEKVECVIADTCIGGVAEAAMCANKFKKEGVGVSLTVTPCWCYGTEVMDTDPLIPKAVWGFNGTERPGAVYLAAALAGYTQKGLPTFGIYGRDVQDCDDTSIPSDVKEKLLRFVKSALAVAQMNGKSYLSIGYSSMGIAGSMVDSNFFQDYLGIRTEFVESVEILRRIEEGIYDEEEFQKAMAWTEKHCKEGEDPNVPEKQATAERKRVEWETVVKMTLICRDMMIGNQKVIDKGYREEGLGRNAILGGFQGQRQWTDYQPNADFPEAILNSSFDWNGIREAFVFATENDSLNSVSMLFGHLLTNTAQIFSDVRTYWSPDAVQRVTGKELTGLAGNGIIHLINSGSTTLDATAQQRDSEGNPTMKPYWEITEEEVQKCLDKTTWPQADRGYFRGGGYSSLFKTEGQMPVTMCRINMVKGLGPVLQLAEGWTVELPDEIHTVLDQRTNPTWPTTWFVPRTNGEGAFKDVYSVMANWGANHGAISYGHIGADLITLASMLRIPVNMHNVNDDDIFRPSAWNAFGEDKEGSDYRACENYGPLYGMK; encoded by the coding sequence ATGGCTAAAAGGTTAATAGGCGATTTACCTAAAGTAGGGATCAGACCTGTAATTGATGGTAGAGAGAATGGTGTAAGAGAATCGTTAGAGACTCAGGTTATGGATCTTGCAATAGCAGCTGCAAAATTCATTGAAGACAATATAAAATTCCCTAGTGGGGAGAAAGTAGAATGTGTCATTGCAGATACATGTATTGGTGGTGTAGCAGAAGCTGCAATGTGTGCCAATAAATTTAAGAAAGAGGGAGTAGGTGTTTCATTGACAGTAACCCCATGCTGGTGTTACGGAACAGAGGTAATGGATACAGATCCTCTAATTCCCAAAGCAGTATGGGGATTTAATGGAACAGAGCGTCCAGGGGCTGTTTACCTTGCAGCAGCACTTGCTGGATATACCCAAAAAGGACTACCAACATTTGGTATCTATGGACGTGATGTGCAAGATTGTGATGACACATCCATCCCTTCGGATGTAAAAGAGAAGCTACTACGTTTTGTAAAGAGTGCCCTTGCAGTAGCACAAATGAACGGAAAATCATATCTATCTATTGGATATAGTTCTATGGGTATTGCAGGCTCTATGGTTGACTCAAACTTCTTCCAAGACTATCTAGGTATTCGCACAGAGTTTGTGGAATCCGTAGAGATTCTTCGACGTATCGAAGAGGGGATCTACGATGAAGAGGAGTTCCAAAAAGCCATGGCTTGGACAGAAAAACACTGCAAAGAGGGCGAAGATCCTAATGTTCCAGAGAAACAGGCAACTGCTGAAAGAAAAAGAGTGGAGTGGGAAACTGTTGTGAAAATGACTTTGATATGCCGAGATATGATGATTGGTAATCAAAAAGTTATTGACAAGGGATATAGAGAAGAAGGATTGGGTAGAAATGCAATCCTAGGAGGCTTCCAAGGACAGCGTCAATGGACCGATTATCAACCAAATGCTGATTTCCCTGAAGCAATTCTTAACTCATCATTTGATTGGAATGGTATTCGTGAGGCCTTTGTTTTCGCCACAGAAAATGATAGTCTCAACAGTGTATCTATGCTTTTTGGACACCTATTAACCAATACCGCACAGATATTCTCGGATGTTAGAACCTATTGGAGTCCAGATGCTGTACAACGTGTTACAGGAAAAGAACTAACTGGATTGGCAGGAAATGGAATCATCCACCTTATTAATTCAGGATCCACTACCTTGGATGCAACCGCACAACAGAGAGATTCTGAAGGGAATCCTACAATGAAGCCATACTGGGAGATCACAGAAGAAGAGGTACAAAAGTGTCTAGATAAAACTACTTGGCCACAAGCAGACCGTGGTTATTTTAGAGGAGGAGGATACTCTTCTCTCTTCAAGACAGAGGGACAGATGCCTGTAACGATGTGTCGTATCAATATGGTTAAAGGCTTGGGACCAGTACTTCAATTGGCAGAAGGATGGACTGTAGAACTACCGGATGAGATTCACACCGTATTGGATCAAAGAACCAATCCTACATGGCCTACGACATGGTTTGTTCCTAGAACCAATGGAGAGGGTGCATTTAAAGATGTTTATTCTGTAATGGCCAATTGGGGAGCAAACCATGGAGCCATTAGTTATGGACATATTGGTGCCGACTTGATCACTCTTGCTTCGATGTTGCGTATTCCTGTGAACATGCACAATGTGAACGATGATGATATCTTCCGTCCAAGTGCATGGAACGCATTTGGAGAGGATAAAGAGGGATCGGACTATAGAGCATGTGAAAACTATGGACCACTATACGGAATGAAGTAA
- a CDS encoding AraC family transcriptional regulator, whose amino-acid sequence MKTRLKKPDKGDPSEILQMFPSYNLHLHCCRYWWLQHWEFNELSFPYWRIYHNSEEGAVIMYDNKTYQLTPDKIVMIAPNTSYATRLHNYKIPQNGYELKGGRIGSSECFEKMQKEKYIQHFFIHFNIGMPYDNIAPGVFVYDLTDHFKEKIEVLKQHLNHEHTRFTFYANLVIRSLVSDLLSSLPESSWNLISNDFRILEVLSHIETNLNEDLSNISLSNIAGMAPNAFIRLFTKEISTSPQKYVKRKRIDRACVYLHHSNLTIDEVAWQTGFADRYHFSRIFKEITGISPARYKKEFEINLSFEP is encoded by the coding sequence ATGAAAACACGACTTAAAAAACCTGATAAAGGAGATCCTTCTGAAATATTACAGATGTTTCCTAGCTATAACTTACACTTACACTGCTGCCGATATTGGTGGTTGCAACATTGGGAATTTAATGAACTCTCATTTCCTTATTGGAGAATTTATCATAATAGCGAAGAGGGGGCTGTGATCATGTATGATAATAAAACATACCAATTAACTCCGGATAAAATTGTGATGATTGCACCCAATACATCTTATGCGACCCGTTTACATAACTATAAAATACCTCAAAATGGATATGAGTTAAAAGGAGGTCGCATAGGTTCTTCTGAATGTTTTGAAAAGATGCAAAAAGAGAAATATATTCAGCATTTCTTTATTCATTTTAATATCGGCATGCCGTATGATAATATTGCTCCAGGAGTTTTTGTATATGATTTGACAGATCATTTTAAGGAGAAGATAGAGGTGTTGAAACAACATCTTAATCATGAACACACTCGTTTCACATTCTATGCGAATCTTGTAATTAGATCTCTTGTGAGTGATTTGTTGTCCTCTTTGCCAGAATCTAGTTGGAATTTGATCTCTAATGATTTTCGAATATTGGAAGTTTTAAGCCATATAGAAACAAACCTAAATGAGGATCTGTCCAATATCTCACTGTCGAATATTGCGGGAATGGCTCCCAATGCATTTATTCGTCTTTTTACCAAAGAGATAAGTACTTCCCCTCAGAAGTATGTGAAGAGAAAAAGAATTGATAGGGCTTGTGTTTATTTGCATCACTCTAACCTTACCATTGATGAAGTGGCTTGGCAAACAGGTTTTGCCGATCGTTACCATTTTTCCAGAATCTTTAAGGAGATTACAGGGATCTCTCCTGCAAGATATAAGAAGGAGTTTGAAATCAACCTCTCTTTTGAACCTTAA
- a CDS encoding pirin family protein translates to MKTDRQIKNISRLNIPWKTQDPFLFGTYHHERYPGGDDNLGLSHGLEGRNKGNDFSGKDGWSMYHGSHIPGFPSHPHCGFETVSIVTEGMVDHSDSMGAHGRFGDGDVQWLTAGNGINHSEMFPMLNKNANPLKIFQLWLNLPAKSKSATPYYQMLWSEDIPKLTLKDSHQKNTILNLISGYYGDKISLSPNPDSWAADPNNHVQIWTLDMEAGATFVIPPLEENVNRSLYFYQGDTVTIEEEVIESDHMVELKSEKEIVLHNGDQRGLFVFLQGKPIAEPVVQYGPFVAESNEALKKKLKEYRETEFGGWPWSTSETVHDKNYGRFSVNPDGNRTDK, encoded by the coding sequence ATGAAAACAGATAGACAAATTAAAAATATATCGCGCCTTAATATTCCATGGAAAACGCAAGATCCCTTTCTTTTTGGGACATATCATCACGAAAGATATCCTGGAGGAGATGATAACTTAGGGCTTTCTCATGGTTTAGAGGGAAGAAACAAAGGGAACGATTTCTCAGGAAAAGACGGTTGGAGTATGTACCATGGCTCCCATATCCCTGGATTTCCATCGCATCCTCATTGTGGATTCGAGACCGTAAGTATCGTAACGGAAGGCATGGTGGATCATTCAGACTCAATGGGTGCACACGGACGATTTGGAGATGGAGATGTACAGTGGCTAACTGCAGGGAATGGCATCAACCACTCTGAGATGTTTCCTATGTTAAACAAAAATGCCAACCCACTGAAGATTTTTCAATTATGGTTAAATCTTCCCGCTAAGAGTAAAAGTGCTACCCCCTATTATCAGATGTTATGGAGTGAGGATATTCCTAAGCTCACACTAAAGGATTCTCATCAAAAAAACACTATACTGAATCTGATTTCGGGATACTATGGAGATAAAATATCCCTGTCGCCAAATCCAGATTCATGGGCTGCCGATCCAAATAATCATGTTCAAATATGGACATTGGATATGGAAGCTGGTGCCACCTTTGTGATTCCTCCATTAGAGGAGAATGTGAATAGGTCACTATATTTTTACCAGGGGGATACGGTCACTATTGAAGAAGAAGTGATTGAGAGTGACCACATGGTTGAACTGAAAAGTGAAAAAGAGATCGTTTTGCATAATGGGGATCAAAGAGGGTTGTTTGTTTTTCTACAAGGAAAGCCTATTGCAGAACCAGTGGTTCAATATGGTCCTTTTGTAGCAGAATCGAATGAAGCATTAAAGAAGAAGCTTAAAGAATATAGAGAGACTGAATTTGGAGGTTGGCCATGGAGTACGTCAGAAACTGTTCATGATAAAAACTATGGTAGATTTTCTGTAAATCCTGATGGGAATAGAACCGACAAATAA
- a CDS encoding YceI family protein: protein MKLKNILTAAFVLFAITVNAKTVKVDTKNSNIEWIGKKIGGQHNGAIQLKEGVLKFKNGNIQSGEFVVDMNTITNTDLDSKTYQDKLVGHLKSDDFFGVAKYPEAKLHIISSTPFNNNETTVTGNITIKGETEKITFKVKRSNNIYTASLEVDRSHFNVRYGSNSFFDNLGNKAIDNIFTLNIKLITE, encoded by the coding sequence ATGAAACTTAAGAATATTCTTACAGCAGCATTTGTACTATTCGCCATTACGGTAAATGCAAAAACAGTTAAAGTAGACACAAAGAACTCCAACATAGAGTGGATTGGGAAAAAAATAGGTGGACAACACAATGGAGCCATTCAACTAAAAGAGGGGGTATTAAAGTTCAAAAATGGAAATATTCAATCAGGAGAGTTTGTTGTGGATATGAATACCATTACAAATACAGACTTAGATAGCAAAACATATCAAGACAAATTGGTTGGTCACTTAAAGTCAGATGATTTCTTTGGTGTAGCAAAATATCCTGAAGCCAAACTACATATTATCAGTAGTACTCCTTTCAATAATAATGAGACAACGGTAACAGGAAACATTACCATCAAAGGGGAGACAGAAAAGATCACATTCAAAGTCAAAAGATCGAACAATATCTATACCGCAAGCCTCGAAGTAGACCGCTCTCATTTTAACGTTAGATATGGCTCAAACAGCTTTTTTGACAATCTAGGAAATAAAGCAATTGACAATATATTTACTCTAAACATCAAGTTGATAACAGAATAA
- a CDS encoding MarR family transcriptional regulator — MIEDITTKHARAYFTFIKASSWMEKKIKGALKPFGITHVQLNVLHILYRNAPEPVSVNSIKEQLLDSNPDVTRLLDRLTKKGFISRETCPNNRRRIDITLTKEGEAILYEAHKRAKISVGDFFEKKITEEEAIELKRIIDKIIK, encoded by the coding sequence ATGATAGAGGATATTACAACCAAACATGCAAGAGCATATTTCACCTTTATAAAAGCATCTAGTTGGATGGAGAAAAAAATTAAAGGGGCATTGAAACCATTTGGGATAACCCATGTTCAGCTAAATGTACTTCATATACTCTATAGGAATGCTCCAGAACCGGTGTCGGTAAATTCGATAAAAGAGCAACTTCTAGATAGTAATCCAGATGTAACTAGGTTATTAGACCGACTAACTAAAAAAGGATTTATCTCTAGAGAGACCTGTCCAAACAACAGACGTAGAATCGATATAACGCTGACCAAAGAAGGAGAAGCAATATTATATGAAGCACACAAAAGAGCAAAGATATCTGTAGGAGACTTTTTTGAGAAGAAAATTACAGAAGAGGAGGCTATTGAACTGAAGCGTATTATAGATAAAATAATAAAATAA